The segment CTGGACATACGGGAAATATATGAAAAGGCTGCGGCAGCCTTATCCGTTCCGATAGAGATATTAGCAGGACAAATTGAGCAGAATCTTTCTTTGCTCTTTTCAGGTGAGTAAAGGGCACAAAAAAAGGCTATCTTCACAGACAGCCAATTTCCATTGTTAACCTTAAATCTAATACCATGAAAAACACGATGCAAATATAGACATTTTATGTTATGTAACATAGCTCGTCAATACTTTTTCTTCTAAAATCGGCCTATTTTAACCACATTTAACCAATCAACCCAAAAATCAGGCAGAAAAGTTGGAAATATGGCCGGCTATTCATACATTCGCGAACAACAAATAAGAATATGGGAGAAAAAAAGGAATATACAGCAACTCAAGGACAGCTGGCACGCTTTGCCAAGGCTTTAGGTCATCCGGCAAGAATTGCCATTATGCACTTTTTAGCCAAACAGGAAACCTGCTACTTTGGCGATATTCATGAAGAATTACCCATAGCCAAAGCGACCGTTTCCCAACACTTGAAAGAACTGAAAGATGCCGGTTTGATACAGGGAGAAGTGGAAACCCCAAAAGTAAAATACTGCATTAATCAGGAAAACTGGAAATTAGCAAGACAGCTCTTTTCCGATTTCTTCAGTCAGGATATATGCAAATCAAAGGGTTGCTGTGAATAACAGCCCTTTTTTTTCTTCATTTTATTCGTTGTTTTACGAATTGCATATACAATATACAATACAATGGAAATTAAAATTTTAGGAACAGGCTGCGCCAACTTGTACGGGAAACAGCTGCCGCAGTCAGATGGCGCATGGCTTCCTTCAATCGTTTGACCCGAGTTTAGAAGTATTTTCGGCTGGAACCAAGCCGGCCGAGAAAGTATATCCCATGGCTGTCGAAGTTATGCAAGAAGCCGGCATAGACATCAGTCATCACATACCAACATATCCCGACGTGTACATGCCAGCAGTCTAACCATTAATCCGCTTATAATCATGATGGCAGGAGTAGGATTGTCACTTCCCGAAGCGACTCTTCTCAAGGAAGTCATGACCTAGCGCCTGTGGCGTGATCACACTGTTTATCATCTTCTTAGGTTACCTGTTCAACATCGTCTTATAAAGGTGCCTAGCTTTTAATCCATTCATGCCTAGCTTTTGATGAAAATACGCCGGCTTTTGATCAAAAGGTAGGCATGAATTAAAACAGAAGTAACGAGGTTCGTTTTTAATCTTCGTTACTTCTGTTTTTGATTCCCGTTAGTTTTATTTTCGTACCAAACCAGACATTCAGTTTAAAAAATCATCTTTCACCTTTTATCTATCTTTTTGTAAAACTGAAAGATGCGGTGATTCAAGCCCGTGATGCTGTTTTATTAGGACTTAATACATATATAAAAAATAAGCTCTTTAACCCAAATGGATTAAAGAGCTTATTTTGGTGATCCGCTTGGGGTTCGAACCCAAGACCCCAACATTAAAAGTGTTGTGCTCTACCAGCTGAGCTAGCGAATCAAACCTATATTGCATCGTTTCCCGATTGCGAGTGCAAAGGTAGTCATAATTTTTGACTCTGCAAGTTTTTAGGGGATTTTTTTCTTCTTCTCTCCTATTTTTCTTCTATTTCTTTCGTCTGAACCGGCTTTTCGGGCTTATTTTCAGAATCGGTAGCCTCATTTTCTGGAGATATATCTAAATTTTCCATCAAAATAAACCGTTTATAATACGACAAGCAGAGCGTTGTCAGCGGTAAAGCGATAATCAGGCCGATAAAACCTAACAATGTACCCCAAATGGATAAGGAAAGTAAAATAATGGCCGGATTCAACCCCATGGCCTTTCCCATAATACGGGGCGTCAGATACAGATCCTGTATGGCCTGCACAATGCCCAATACCAATAACGATAAGCCAAACAAGATCCAGAAATTCTCTCCTGTCTCGGCCGAACGGAGCAGACTGAGCAATGCCATCGGAATCAATCCGATCGTCTGCAAATAAGGAATCAAATTCAAACAGCCGATAAACAGGCCCAAGGTAACAGCCAAAGGGAAATTGATAATCTTAAATCCGATGGCCAATAAAATACCTACACATAAGGCAATCAGCGACTGCCCGCGGAAATAACGGTTCATACTAAGTTCTACATCATCTGCCAGCTGACTGATAAACGGACGATAGCGTTCTGGAATCAACCGAAGCCAACCGCTCGCTATCTTTTCATAATCCAACAAGATAAAGATAAAATACAGGAAAATAACAAATATAATCGTCACACTGACTAATACCGAGAAAGTACTCGTCAGCAAATTCCAGGCTTTCGGAGCAATCTGTTTGATTGCCTGCAATATGTTTTCCCGATTGACAAATTCCCGCAAAGCTTCAGGATCAATACTGTTTTCCAAATACTCCACCCAACTGTTAGGTATCAGTGGAATATAACCAGGAGCAGCCTGCCGGTTATTCAAGAGTTGCAACAAACGTTCACTTTCTTCCGAAATAGACGGCACAACCATGACGGTAATCAGGGTTATTACCAAAGCAATTGATATCAGAACCGCTAAAATAGACAAAATCCGGCTCTTTAATTTCAATTTATACTGGAAGAACTTCACAAAAGGCTGGCACATATAAGCCATCAGCCAAGCAATTAAGAAAGGTAAAAGGGCATTTCGCAGGGTGACAATCAAATATAATATCGCACCGACCAGCAAAACGCCTATTCCAATGCGTACGACACGATCAAATGTAAACGGTTTATCAAACATGGAATCCATAATTATTTCTATCTTTGTTTTTCACAAAGGTAACATAAAGGTTAAAACTTCATAATGAAACTTTCAAAAATATTTATTCTGGCAGCATTTATTTTATGCTTTACTCCAGGATTCGGGCAAAAGGCAAATGTCATCGAGCGTTTCCTGAACCAGCCGGGCATGGAACATGCTTCGTTTGCCTGTCTAGCAACAGACATATCCAATGGAAAAACAATCGGAAAATACCAGCCGGACCTGCAACTCACTCCGGCTTCCGTTCTTAAGCTGCTGACTACCGCCACAGCGCTGGAACTGTTGGGAGAATCCTATCGCTTTCCGACGACAATCAGCTATGAGGGTACAATAACCAATGGGGTACTGAATGGGAATATCTATATTCAAGGTCACGGAGACCCGACCTTAGGCTCATCACATTTCGCCCCTGAATCGGAAACATTCATCAATCAATGGAAAGAAGCCATCCGGGAAAAAGGCATTCGGGAAATCAAAGGAGCGATAATTGCCGACGAAAGCATCTTCGACAATGAAGGCATATCCATGAAATGGGTGCGCGAGGACCTGGGCAGCTATTATGGTGCCGGAAGTTACGGACTTTCGTTTCACGATAATCTGTATGCCCTTTATCTGAAGAGTGGCGCTGCCGGAACACGTCCGAACATCATACGGACTGAACCGGATATCGACCTGGACTTTCATAATTATCTCAAAGCTGCAACTGTTAAGAGCGACAGCAGCTATATTGTCGGTATGCCATTTTCGGACGAACGGTATTTGTACGGAGTTGTCCCGGCCAACCGGACTTCCTACCGGCTCAAAGGAGATATTCCGGAACCGGCCCTATATTTAGCCCAATATGTTCAGAAAGAATTAGAGAAAGACGGCATATCCATACAGAAAGAAGCAACCTGCTACCGAATTCTGTATGAAAAGAATGCCTGGAAACCCGGTAAACGGACAGAGATAATCACGACCTATTCCCCCACGTTACAGCAGATTGTAGAAAAGACCAATCATGTCAGTCATAATCTGTTTGCCGATGCCTTGCTGAAAACTATCGGATTACGTTATAAGAATCCGCAGAAACGTGTCATCTCCTCTTTCGAGAAAGGTATAGAAGTCATGAAAAGCTATTGGAAAAGCAAAGGACTGGATATCTCATCTCTTCGCATCACCGACGGAAGCGGCCTTGCACCGGCCAATAAAGTGACCGCTCATTTCCTGAACGATCTTCTTGTTTATATGGCAAAATCCAAACACGCCAATACCTTTATAGCGTCATTGCCCCAGGCCGGAGTAGAAGGATCGGTCCGCAATTTTCTGAAAGATACAGCTCTTTCCGGGAAAGCCTTCCTGAAAAGTGGAAGTATGAGCGGCGTCAGATGCTATGCCGGCTATGTAAAAAATCAGGGAAAGATCTATAGCGTCGTCTTGCTCACCAACAACTATTCGATGAACAGCTGGAGCATCAGCCGACGGCTTGAACAAGTCCTGTTAGGCTTATTTGGCCAGTAGAATGCTATGTTGTGCCAGGAAATCGAAGAATTTCTGTTTATAATTATCAGAAATCGGAATATATTCCTTTCCGAACACAATACGATTGCGCTCGATCACCTTGATTTTCTCCAGCTGGATAATATACGAACGATGGACACGGACAAAACGGCTTGACGGAAGCATATCTTCTACCATTTTCATGCTGATCAGAGAAAGAACCGGATGCGTTTCGCCTTCCAGGTAAATCTTCACGTAATCTTTCAATCCTTCAATATACAAGATACGATTCAATTCGATCTGTACCAGTTTATATTCCGTCTTGACAAAGATACGTTCCACTTCATTCTCAGTGCCGGAAGTCATTGCCGGTTCTTCATTTTTCCGCTGAAGCAATTCAAACCATTGATAAGCTTTTTGCGCAGCCTTCAGGAAATCGGAATAACTGATCGGTTTCAACAGATAATCCAACGCATTGACCCGGTAACTGTCGACAGCATATTGCTCGAATGCCGTTGTAAAGATAACTTTTGTTTCCGGAGGAAGCATCTTCGAAAATTCCATTCCGCTCAGCTCCGGCATCTGTATATCAAGAAACAAAACCTGCACCGGCTCGTTGTGCAAAGAATTCATCGCATTCAGCGCACTGTTATATTTTCCCTTAACTTCCAGAAAAGGAGTTTTCATGGCGTAGCTTTCCAACAGACTGGCAGCCAGCGGTTCGTCGTCGATAATCGCACAAGTCAATTTCATGGTTCACTGGTTTTAATTTGTAAATCGGCAATATACATATTTCCTTCTTGTCCGTACCGGAATGAATAAGCTGAAGGATAAATCAGCTGGAGCCGCTTTTCCAGATTAACCAGTCCGATTCCTGAGCCACTCTTATCCAATTTATTCTTTGGGAAGAAGCTGTTCTCTATCCGACAATGTATCAAACTTTCTGCACAAGTAATATAAATATGGATAAACGACTGCTGATTATTGCTAACTCCATGCTTGAACGCATTCTCGATCAAGGAAATAAATAACAACGGAGCAATCATCCTGCCACCTTTGACCTGCTCATCAATCTGTAAATCAAGTGATACATGTTCAGGCAAGCGGATACGCATCAACTCTACATAATTACGAATGAAATCCAATTCCTTTTCCAAGGGAACATATTTCTGATTACTGTCATACAAGACATAGCGCAACAGACGGCTCAAGTCATGAACTGCACCCTGAGCACGATCCGGACTAAAAGCTATCAGGCAATAAATATTATTCAGTGTATTAAACAGGAAATGAGGGTTCAGCTGACTCTTCAGGTTCTGAAGCTCGGCCTCAACCCGGCTTTTCTCCAGATCCCGCCGCATGGATTCTGTATGATACCAGTTTCCTGTGACCCGTATGGCAACGCTTAATCCTGATACCAGCACATACAACATGGCATTTCCCATGAAGAAACCGATAATATTCCGCAAAGGTGGTTCTTCTTTCATATGTGGATCCCGATGATGAATATGTTCGGGTTCGGGCAATAAGCCCATCAAAAAATGTACAGTCATCATCACAAAGGCTATTAATACCACATTAGCTATAAAGAATTCCGCAAGACGCCGTGTAAAAAGATATTTGGGAATCAGAATGCAATAATTGATATAGAAGACAAACATAAAAGAAAGAGGAACAATGACGAAACGCATATAACTTTCGATTGAAACCGTTTCAGACTCACGTCCGGTAAAAAAGAATGGAATACCGAACAAGATTCCCCACGCCACAATATGAATTACCTTGCCCAATCCTTTCGGCATGATAAAAGCTGATATGATTTCTTTCTTTGTTTCTTCTGTCATAATTCTGCCTGTTATCAGATAGTCAAAAATAATCATAATAATAATTCTATACAAGGTTAACACCACATGAAAAAGATTTGTCCGAAATCCTGGCCGATATCAACCCGCAAAGGAAAGTACCAGACAAGACTTCGGACGAATCTGATTTACATTCCCGCTATTCATACCGGATCGCCTCAATCGGATCAAGCTGGGCAGCTTTCTTTGCCGGATACCATCCAAAGAATATACCCGTTGCCGTACAGACAAGAAAAGAAAGAAGTACGCTCCAAGGCTGAATGTAAATCGGGAAATGCGCCACTTGATTGACTACAATAGCTGAACCTACTCCGAAAATCACACCAATCAATCCTCCCGTCACACTGATCAGAATAGATTCAATCAGGAATTGCGACAAAATATCGATTCCTTTAGCACCAATACTCATACGCAGACCTATCTCGCGGGTACGCTCCGTAACCGAAACATACATGATATTCATAATACCGATACCACCTACCAATAATGAAATACCCGCCACAGCCGCAAGCAAAACGGTCATCATGTCCGTAGTACTTGTCAACATCGAACTCAACTCCTGCTGACTACGGATTGTAAAATCATCCTCTTCATCCGCTTTGAGCTTATGGTTGCGACGCAGTATTTCTGAAATCTCATCAATGGCCTGTTCGGTATATTCCTCTTTCAGAGCCGAGCAGGTAATGCCTTGCAAATGGGTAATGGCCAAGACTTTCTTTTGTATTGTTGTATATGGAGCTAAAATCAAGTCGTCCTGGTCCATTCCCATACTATTATATCCTTTGCTTTCCAATACACCCACGATTTTGAACGGCAGTTTCTGGAAACGGATTACTTTCCCGACCGGATTCTCGCCGCCCGGGAACAAATTATCGACAACTGTCTTTCCAACGACACAGACTTTCGCTGCGACAGCGATATCCTGTTCCGTGAACATTTCTCCGTCTTCTACCTTATAACGGCGAATCTCCATATAATCCGGACTGATACCGTAGATAGTCGTCGGCGCATTATTGGCACCGTAAATGACTTGCCCACTACTGTTGACCGACGGTGAAACAGCAGCTACATACCGCGTCTCATCTACGATGTTCTGATAATCCTGAAGCTTCAGGGTTTCCATACTGGAAGCTTCCTGGCGTACACCGCCCCGAATATCACCACCCGGCTGAATCATGATCATATTTGAACCCATCTCACTGATTTCTGCCTGGATGCTCTTTTTAGAACCCTGTCCGATGGCCAGCATCGTAATGACCGAAGCCACACCAATAATAATACCCAGCATCGTCAAGAAACCACGCATCTTATTGTTGGCCAAGGCCCGGAGGGCTATCTTGAATAAATTCGTTAGATTCATATCTGTATAAGCTATCTGTTATCAGTCGTCTGTCTTCGGCAATTTAGCCAAAGCCTCGGCTGCATCCAATATATTCTCATTCTTTACATCCGATGTAATATGCCCGTCGCGCAGCATTATATTCCGGCTGCTATACTGGGCTATCTCCGGATTGTGCGTTACGAAGATAATGGTACGTCCTTCCGCATGAAGCTTCTGAAACAATACCAGAATCTCAAAGCTGGTACGCGTATCCAGGTTTCCGGTAGCCTCATCAGCCAAGATTACTGCCGGATCATTCACCAGCGCCCGGGCAATCGCCACACGCTGCATCTGTCCACCCGACATCTGATTGCTCTTATGGTTCAGACGTTCACCCAGACCGACAGCAATCAGTGCCTTGATCGCTTTTTCCCGTCGCTGCGCTGCATTATATGCCGAATTATACATCAACGGAAGTTCAACATTTTCAATCGCGGTCGTTTTTGGCAACAGATTATAATTCTGGAAAACAAACCCAATTTTCCGGTTACGAAGCGTGGCTCTTGCGTTCTTCCCCATCGTACGAACAGACACACCATCCAGGTAATATTCACCACTTGTCGGTGTATCCAGACAACCTAATGTATTCAACAATGTACTTTTGCCTGATCCGGAAGTTCCCATTATGGTAACAAATTCGCCTTCATATATCGTAAAACTAATACCTCGCAATGCATGAACCACTTCATCGCCCACGATAAAATTACGCTTTATGTTTTCCAGTCTTATAATCTCTTTCATGACGTACGTACATTTTAAATTACTCCGATATGGAATATTATTTCTTATTTTTCTTGCTATCAGGCGGTCCCGGCATGAACGGACTTCTTTCTTGTCCACCAACCGTTTCAACTGCAGGCGCTTCCGCTGACAAATCAACAGCAACGACTTCGCCTTCCTGCAGACCATCAACAACTTCCGTTACATTATTATTGCTTGAACCAACCGTAATAGCCTTTGGCTTCAACTGATTTCCTTCTTCTACCCATACCAGGCGCTTTCCTTCGGGTGCCTGCATGGTTGGATTTTCTACCGTCAATCCCAACGGCTCCAGCATACTAGCATCAGCAATAAAGCGCAAAGCCTTATTCGGTATTGATAACACGTCATTCCGTTCCATCGTATAAATTGTGATGTTTGCTGTCAGACGCGGTTTCAATTTCAGGTCGGGATTATCAGCGGAAATCACTACCTCATACGTTACAACCGTCGATGACGATGACGAACTTGAAGAAGAGGTACTACTATCGCTACTTTCTCCCAAACGGATCTGTTCAACCTTTCCCTCAAAGACATCATTCGGATAAGCATCTACAGTAAACGAAACCCGCTGTCCGTCCTGAACACTACCTATATCTGCTTCATCTACATCTGCAATGATCTGCATCTTTGTCAAATCGGCTGCAATGGTAAACAAAGTCGGAGTTTCGAAACCGGCAGCTACGGTCTGCCCTTCTTCAACCGCCTTATTGATCACCACACCATTAATAGGGCTTGTGATCGTAGCATACTCCAGGTTTCGCCGAACCTTAACCATTGAGGCCTGGCTCTCTTCATAATTGGCTTTCGCCTGCTCGTAGTTATAGGTTGCTGTCTCATACTCCGTGTCACTGATCAACTTCTTCTCGAACAACACCTTGCTACGTGCATAATTCTTCTGCTGATATTCGTACTCCGATTTACTTTTATCCAACTGCGCGGTAGCCGATTGCAGTTCAGCCTCCAATGTCACCTTATCCATTTCTGCAATCAACTGTCCGGCAGTTACTACATCATTATAATCAACATACAGTTTGTCAATAATACCAGAAACCTGTGTACCTACATCAACCTCTGTTACCGGCTCGACAGTTCCTGTAGCGGTCACCACATTCGTGATAGACGTGCGACCTACCTTTTCTGTTTCCAAAACCATTCTTCCTCCAGCCTTTTTCCCGGAAAAGAGGAAAAATCCTCCTGCGATAATCACAATTCCGGCCAGGCC is part of the Parabacteroides sp. AD58 genome and harbors:
- a CDS encoding sensor histidine kinase; translation: MTEETKKEIISAFIMPKGLGKVIHIVAWGILFGIPFFFTGRESETVSIESYMRFVIVPLSFMFVFYINYCILIPKYLFTRRLAEFFIANVVLIAFVMMTVHFLMGLLPEPEHIHHRDPHMKEEPPLRNIIGFFMGNAMLYVLVSGLSVAIRVTGNWYHTESMRRDLEKSRVEAELQNLKSQLNPHFLFNTLNNIYCLIAFSPDRAQGAVHDLSRLLRYVLYDSNQKYVPLEKELDFIRNYVELMRIRLPEHVSLDLQIDEQVKGGRMIAPLLFISLIENAFKHGVSNNQQSFIHIYITCAESLIHCRIENSFFPKNKLDKSGSGIGLVNLEKRLQLIYPSAYSFRYGQEGNMYIADLQIKTSEP
- a CDS encoding ABC transporter ATP-binding protein: MKEIIRLENIKRNFIVGDEVVHALRGISFTIYEGEFVTIMGTSGSGKSTLLNTLGCLDTPTSGEYYLDGVSVRTMGKNARATLRNRKIGFVFQNYNLLPKTTAIENVELPLMYNSAYNAAQRREKAIKALIAVGLGERLNHKSNQMSGGQMQRVAIARALVNDPAVILADEATGNLDTRTSFEILVLFQKLHAEGRTIIFVTHNPEIAQYSSRNIMLRDGHITSDVKNENILDAAEALAKLPKTDD
- the dacB gene encoding D-alanyl-D-alanine carboxypeptidase/D-alanyl-D-alanine endopeptidase, with the protein product MKLSKIFILAAFILCFTPGFGQKANVIERFLNQPGMEHASFACLATDISNGKTIGKYQPDLQLTPASVLKLLTTATALELLGESYRFPTTISYEGTITNGVLNGNIYIQGHGDPTLGSSHFAPESETFINQWKEAIREKGIREIKGAIIADESIFDNEGISMKWVREDLGSYYGAGSYGLSFHDNLYALYLKSGAAGTRPNIIRTEPDIDLDFHNYLKAATVKSDSSYIVGMPFSDERYLYGVVPANRTSYRLKGDIPEPALYLAQYVQKELEKDGISIQKEATCYRILYEKNAWKPGKRTEIITTYSPTLQQIVEKTNHVSHNLFADALLKTIGLRYKNPQKRVISSFEKGIEVMKSYWKSKGLDISSLRITDGSGLAPANKVTAHFLNDLLVYMAKSKHANTFIASLPQAGVEGSVRNFLKDTALSGKAFLKSGSMSGVRCYAGYVKNQGKIYSVVLLTNNYSMNSWSISRRLEQVLLGLFGQ
- a CDS encoding AI-2E family transporter, which codes for MDSMFDKPFTFDRVVRIGIGVLLVGAILYLIVTLRNALLPFLIAWLMAYMCQPFVKFFQYKLKLKSRILSILAVLISIALVITLITVMVVPSISEESERLLQLLNNRQAAPGYIPLIPNSWVEYLENSIDPEALREFVNRENILQAIKQIAPKAWNLLTSTFSVLVSVTIIFVIFLYFIFILLDYEKIASGWLRLIPERYRPFISQLADDVELSMNRYFRGQSLIALCVGILLAIGFKIINFPLAVTLGLFIGCLNLIPYLQTIGLIPMALLSLLRSAETGENFWILFGLSLLVLGIVQAIQDLYLTPRIMGKAMGLNPAIILLSLSIWGTLLGFIGLIIALPLTTLCLSYYKRFILMENLDISPENEATDSENKPEKPVQTKEIEEK
- a CDS encoding LytR/AlgR family response regulator transcription factor, which translates into the protein MKLTCAIIDDEPLAASLLESYAMKTPFLEVKGKYNSALNAMNSLHNEPVQVLFLDIQMPELSGMEFSKMLPPETKVIFTTAFEQYAVDSYRVNALDYLLKPISYSDFLKAAQKAYQWFELLQRKNEEPAMTSGTENEVERIFVKTEYKLVQIELNRILYIEGLKDYVKIYLEGETHPVLSLISMKMVEDMLPSSRFVRVHRSYIIQLEKIKVIERNRIVFGKEYIPISDNYKQKFFDFLAQHSILLAK
- a CDS encoding ABC transporter permease, producing MNLTNLFKIALRALANNKMRGFLTMLGIIIGVASVITMLAIGQGSKKSIQAEISEMGSNMIMIQPGGDIRGGVRQEASSMETLKLQDYQNIVDETRYVAAVSPSVNSSGQVIYGANNAPTTIYGISPDYMEIRRYKVEDGEMFTEQDIAVAAKVCVVGKTVVDNLFPGGENPVGKVIRFQKLPFKIVGVLESKGYNSMGMDQDDLILAPYTTIQKKVLAITHLQGITCSALKEEYTEQAIDEISEILRRNHKLKADEEDDFTIRSQQELSSMLTSTTDMMTVLLAAVAGISLLVGGIGIMNIMYVSVTERTREIGLRMSIGAKGIDILSQFLIESILISVTGGLIGVIFGVGSAIVVNQVAHFPIYIQPWSVLLSFLVCTATGIFFGWYPAKKAAQLDPIEAIRYE
- a CDS encoding efflux RND transporter periplasmic adaptor subunit; its protein translation is MNKKKVMIGLAGIVIIAGGFFLFSGKKAGGRMVLETEKVGRTSITNVVTATGTVEPVTEVDVGTQVSGIIDKLYVDYNDVVTAGQLIAEMDKVTLEAELQSATAQLDKSKSEYEYQQKNYARSKVLFEKKLISDTEYETATYNYEQAKANYEESQASMVKVRRNLEYATITSPINGVVINKAVEEGQTVAAGFETPTLFTIAADLTKMQIIADVDEADIGSVQDGQRVSFTVDAYPNDVFEGKVEQIRLGESSDSSTSSSSSSSSSTVVTYEVVISADNPDLKLKPRLTANITIYTMERNDVLSIPNKALRFIADASMLEPLGLTVENPTMQAPEGKRLVWVEEGNQLKPKAITVGSSNNNVTEVVDGLQEGEVVAVDLSAEAPAVETVGGQERSPFMPGPPDSKKNKK
- a CDS encoding ArsR/SmtB family transcription factor, with protein sequence MGEKKEYTATQGQLARFAKALGHPARIAIMHFLAKQETCYFGDIHEELPIAKATVSQHLKELKDAGLIQGEVETPKVKYCINQENWKLARQLFSDFFSQDICKSKGCCE